A region from the uncultured Bacteroides sp. genome encodes:
- a CDS encoding SusD/RagB family nutrient-binding outer membrane lipoprotein, translated as MSKIKNMIIGGCMVAALSACTSNFEEINTNPNKTTVGEIKAIGMFEPLLYDGANTWQNYTWYWSNELIQFTAFTGGTTRQEHRYFISDGNWQSVWNFYAKYANNSLHMSDLAIEQEDPSLEAIALTFKVLFMSNLTDMFGDIPYEEAFSARKVGGTTKPKFDTQQSVYEQMFADLEAANKIYAMNPTFSKPALDGMYGGDMAKWRKFNNSLYLRLLCRVSGRSEMNAGAKMTEIMNNSSLYPVFTSNSDNATVAFSGSDPYRNEFADTNEGNFTSSGRKLTQQLIKMTVVTDNGAQVYQDPRLAIWGKKNPSTASNPNNIWIGTVAGCTEEERNTVDRGTSWLNTPVFCRADAPGCFMDYAELQFIYAEAALKGYISGGESQAKTYYEAAVTASLQKWAPFGSYSETPVTISADDITAFLQSALASWDASTNKEELIADQKFLALFWIGMEAYHEYRRTGYPQLTIGGGTVYNDYVLPTRFAYPTTTMATNGANAQIAIDRMGGENNMKTPVWWSKQAILQGK; from the coding sequence ATGAGTAAGATAAAGAATATGATAATAGGAGGATGTATGGTTGCTGCACTGTCTGCGTGTACATCTAATTTTGAAGAGATCAATACGAATCCCAACAAAACAACGGTTGGAGAGATTAAGGCGATTGGTATGTTTGAGCCTCTACTTTATGATGGAGCAAATACCTGGCAAAACTATACGTGGTATTGGAGCAATGAATTGATACAATTCACTGCATTTACCGGTGGCACAACCCGTCAGGAGCATCGCTATTTTATTAGTGACGGTAACTGGCAGAGCGTGTGGAACTTTTATGCGAAATATGCAAATAACTCTCTGCACATGTCCGATTTGGCTATTGAACAAGAAGACCCTTCGTTGGAAGCGATTGCTTTGACTTTTAAAGTCTTGTTTATGTCTAACCTTACCGATATGTTTGGCGATATACCTTACGAAGAAGCTTTCTCGGCCCGTAAGGTTGGAGGAACAACGAAGCCTAAGTTCGATACTCAACAATCCGTTTACGAGCAGATGTTTGCCGACTTGGAAGCTGCCAACAAGATTTATGCAATGAATCCTACGTTTAGTAAACCTGCATTAGACGGTATGTATGGAGGGGATATGGCGAAATGGCGTAAGTTTAATAATTCGCTTTATCTGCGTTTACTGTGCAGGGTAAGTGGTCGGTCGGAAATGAATGCAGGTGCAAAGATGACTGAAATAATGAATAACTCCTCTCTTTATCCGGTTTTTACTTCCAACAGCGATAATGCGACTGTAGCTTTTTCCGGCTCTGATCCTTATCGGAATGAATTTGCCGATACCAACGAAGGTAACTTTACCAGCTCGGGCCGAAAGTTAACCCAACAGTTGATAAAGATGACGGTGGTTACCGATAATGGCGCGCAGGTATATCAGGATCCCCGCCTGGCCATCTGGGGGAAAAAGAATCCGAGTACAGCCTCCAATCCGAATAATATCTGGATAGGTACGGTAGCCGGATGCACTGAGGAAGAACGAAACACCGTTGATAGAGGTACTTCATGGCTCAACACGCCTGTCTTTTGCCGGGCGGATGCTCCGGGCTGCTTTATGGATTATGCTGAGTTACAATTCATTTATGCTGAGGCCGCTTTGAAAGGATATATTTCCGGCGGAGAATCACAGGCAAAAACGTATTATGAAGCCGCCGTAACGGCATCACTCCAAAAATGGGCTCCGTTTGGAAGTTACAGTGAGACTCCGGTAACTATATCCGCCGATGACATTACTGCTTTTCTTCAGTCTGCTCTGGCTTCGTGGGATGCTTCTACGAATAAAGAAGAGCTGATTGCCGATCAGAAGTTTTTAGCACTGTTCTGGATTGGTATGGAGGCTTACCATGAGTATCGCCGGACAGGATATCCGCAGTTAACTATCGGAGGGGGGACGGTATATAATGATTATGTGCTGCCTACGCGTTTTGCCTATCCTACCACCACTATGGCTACCAATGGGGCAAATGCTCAGATAGCTATTGATAGAATGGGCGGGGAGAATAACATGAAGACTCCTGTGTGGTGGAGTAAACAGGCTATCTTACAAGGTAAATAA
- a CDS encoding BACON domain-containing protein produces the protein MYKAKIYGMKVNRFCKLVSVGLLCWCCLFIASALLSSCEDDNDRNSGTASFGIEGAPTGLAVEASGKTQSYIVRSNRPWKIVAQAEGSWVKVFPDEGDADGIFRIIVSENATFETRMMNFSIVVDGEEQPVLFRVDQAANVPYISVDASTSGVSIPAAGSTFSVAVKANVDWKYSVNGADWLTEAAVTGSAISLLAAPNMGDARTATLTISSDAYPELTQTVALTQSSAEAILEEDFNWLTYGNTVQYETTGETRYDLWTDEEKAHGWYSTPVVAADNQQLCYARPGFVKLGKTSYGGDLISPKLSGLQGTHDVTVTFKATAYISKGGAKDDNVLNVSVIGPGTVSAQQFIIDNFPNSSNNENGTDYNVWAPSIAQRQFVITGATSETQIKFLAGAYELTGVGQGKNRIFLDDIKVMLK, from the coding sequence ATGTATAAAGCTAAAATATATGGTATGAAAGTGAATCGTTTTTGTAAATTAGTTAGCGTTGGTCTGTTGTGTTGGTGTTGCTTGTTCATTGCATCTGCACTTCTATCGTCTTGTGAGGATGACAATGACCGGAATTCAGGAACTGCCTCTTTTGGCATTGAAGGCGCACCCACAGGGCTTGCTGTTGAGGCTTCGGGTAAAACGCAAAGCTATATTGTTCGTTCTAATCGTCCGTGGAAGATTGTAGCGCAGGCTGAAGGTAGTTGGGTTAAGGTGTTTCCCGATGAAGGCGATGCCGATGGCATTTTCCGGATTATTGTGAGTGAGAATGCCACCTTTGAAACCCGAATGATGAATTTTAGTATTGTTGTTGATGGGGAAGAACAGCCTGTTTTGTTTCGCGTAGACCAGGCGGCAAATGTGCCTTATATATCGGTAGACGCTTCGACAAGCGGAGTGAGCATACCGGCTGCAGGTTCAACGTTTTCTGTGGCAGTGAAGGCCAATGTTGATTGGAAGTATTCTGTCAATGGCGCCGACTGGCTCACAGAGGCTGCGGTTACGGGTAGTGCAATATCATTACTGGCTGCGCCCAATATGGGAGATGCCCGTACGGCAACTCTTACTATCTCCTCTGATGCTTATCCGGAATTAACACAGACGGTTGCTTTGACCCAATCGTCGGCCGAGGCTATTCTGGAAGAAGATTTTAATTGGCTCACTTACGGCAATACGGTTCAGTACGAAACAACCGGCGAAACCCGTTATGATTTATGGACGGACGAAGAGAAAGCACATGGATGGTATAGCACACCGGTTGTTGCGGCCGATAATCAACAACTCTGTTATGCACGTCCGGGATTCGTGAAACTGGGAAAAACCAGTTACGGAGGCGATCTTATTTCGCCTAAGCTGTCGGGACTTCAAGGCACGCATGATGTAACGGTAACCTTCAAGGCTACTGCTTATATTTCAAAGGGAGGAGCGAAAGACGACAATGTGCTGAATGTCTCTGTGATAGGCCCCGGCACAGTTTCGGCTCAGCAGTTTATTATTGATAATTTTCCTAATTCCAGTAACAATGAGAACGGAACCGATTACAATGTTTGGGCTCCTTCTATTGCACAGCGGCAATTTGTGATTACCGGAGCTACCTCCGAAACACAGATTAAGTTTCTTGCGGGAGCTTATGAGCTCACCGGAGTAGGACAAGGAAAGAACAGAATATTCTTAGATGACATAAAAGTTATGTTGAAATAA
- a CDS encoding porin family protein, with protein MKRFTSALMLAVCLAMAMPAQAQIKLGVKGGLNLASASLSDAWKEKSNSDNYTGFFVGPMIDITVPFVGIGVDGALMYSQKGTKFSFDNGGVSMDKTFKQQGIEIPINLKYSIGLGSMLGIYFAAGPSFFFNMKSDDKVTLDNAVAAIDYEKSEVALNLGMGVKLVKHLQIGVNYNMPLTDSAKASVDSGSYASLDGKSFKTKVWQVSVAYLF; from the coding sequence ATGAAAAGATTTACTAGTGCTTTAATGTTAGCCGTATGCCTGGCTATGGCTATGCCCGCTCAGGCGCAAATTAAGCTGGGTGTGAAAGGTGGTTTGAACTTAGCTTCTGCTTCGCTTTCTGATGCATGGAAAGAGAAGAGTAATTCCGACAATTACACAGGTTTCTTTGTTGGACCAATGATCGACATTACGGTTCCTTTTGTAGGTATTGGCGTAGATGGAGCCCTGATGTACTCGCAGAAAGGAACTAAATTTTCTTTTGATAATGGTGGTGTGTCTATGGATAAGACTTTTAAGCAACAAGGCATTGAGATACCTATCAATTTGAAGTATTCTATTGGTTTGGGCAGCATGCTGGGTATTTATTTTGCGGCCGGTCCCAGTTTCTTCTTTAATATGAAATCAGATGATAAGGTGACACTGGATAATGCAGTAGCTGCAATTGATTATGAGAAGTCCGAAGTAGCCCTGAACCTTGGGATGGGAGTGAAGCTCGTTAAGCATTTGCAGATTGGAGTGAACTATAACATGCCACTCACCGACTCTGCTAAGGCAAGTGTAGATAGTGGCTCTTATGCCAGCCTGGACGGAAAATCATTTAAAACAAAGGTTTGGCAGGTATCGGTAGCTTATCTCTTTTAA
- a CDS encoding helix-hairpin-helix domain-containing protein has translation MWKDFFYFSREERRGIIILAGCIIVVAACAWFTSTRNENKAEKEDNSEKENKEYADFIHSLKKRKRSTRYAKYTRYEPREIRLAPFDPNLADSAAFVGLGLPPWMARNILRYRAKGGKFRKPQEFRKVYGLTQAQYSSLLPYIYISEDFSKRDTLPTLFRRDAADSLKTYKYVAGTTIGLNLSDTTELKKIPGIGSGIARMIAGYRKQLGGFYRIEQLQEIRLDVDRLRPWLYVESNRTRRININKASLEHLKAHPYINFYQAKVIVEHREKNGALKNLKQLALYEEFTPRDLERISHYICFE, from the coding sequence ATGTGGAAGGATTTCTTTTACTTTTCACGTGAAGAGCGCCGGGGAATAATCATACTTGCAGGTTGCATTATCGTTGTGGCAGCATGCGCCTGGTTCACCTCCACCCGCAATGAAAACAAAGCTGAAAAAGAAGATAATTCCGAAAAAGAAAACAAAGAGTACGCCGACTTCATCCATTCTTTAAAGAAAAGGAAACGCAGCACCCGCTACGCAAAATATACACGCTACGAACCGCGCGAAATTCGTTTGGCACCCTTCGATCCTAATCTCGCAGACTCCGCCGCATTCGTCGGACTGGGATTGCCACCGTGGATGGCCCGAAACATCCTTCGCTACCGCGCAAAAGGTGGCAAGTTTCGCAAGCCCCAAGAGTTCAGGAAGGTTTATGGACTTACGCAAGCACAATATTCTTCTCTTTTACCCTATATCTACATAAGCGAGGACTTCAGCAAGAGAGATACTCTGCCAACCCTGTTCAGGCGCGATGCCGCCGATTCGCTCAAAACATATAAATACGTAGCGGGTACAACAATCGGCCTTAACCTGAGCGACACCACGGAATTGAAGAAAATACCGGGCATAGGAAGTGGCATTGCACGAATGATTGCAGGATACCGAAAGCAATTAGGCGGTTTCTACCGGATCGAACAGTTACAAGAAATCAGGCTGGACGTGGATAGGTTGAGGCCCTGGCTCTATGTAGAAAGTAATCGAACCCGCCGGATAAACATCAACAAAGCCAGTCTGGAGCACCTGAAAGCTCATCCATACATCAACTTTTATCAGGCAAAAGTAATAGTAGAGCATCGGGAAAAGAACGGTGCGCTAAAGAATTTGAAGCAACTGGCCTTATACGAAGAGTTCACGCCGAGAGACCTAGAGCGGATAAGCCACTATATTTGCTTTGAGTAG
- a CDS encoding sodium-dependent transporter encodes MAKNDRAHFGSKLGVILASAGSAVGLGNIWRFPYETGNHGGAAFILIYLGCVVLLGLPIMIAEFLIGRHSRANTARAFQILAPSTQWRWVGRMGVLAGLLILSYYSVVAGWTLEYITEAVTNGFAGKSPADFIASFQSFSSNPWKPIFWLIIFLLATHYIIVRGVEKGIEKSSKIMMPMLFIIILILVACSVTLPGAEKGIEFLLKPDFSKVDGSVFLGAMGQAFFSLSLGMGCLCTYASYFGKDTNLTKTALSVGVIDTLVAILAGFIIFPAAFSVGIQPDAGPSLIFITLPNVFQQAFSGMPVLAYLFSVMFYVLLAVAALTSTISLHEVVTAYLHEEFHLTRGKAARLVTGCCIFFGIFCSLSLGVTKEYTLFGLSMFDLFDFTTAKIMLPLGGMCISIFTGWHLNKSIVWEEISNNGSLKTPFYKLLIFILKFIAPIAIAFIFIHELGLL; translated from the coding sequence ATGGCTAAAAACGACAGAGCTCACTTTGGAAGTAAATTAGGAGTAATACTGGCTTCCGCCGGCTCGGCAGTGGGACTAGGTAATATATGGAGGTTTCCTTACGAAACAGGAAATCACGGAGGAGCCGCTTTTATACTAATCTATTTAGGATGCGTTGTTCTATTGGGCTTACCAATCATGATAGCCGAATTTTTGATAGGGAGGCACTCACGGGCTAATACGGCCAGAGCTTTTCAGATACTCGCTCCCAGCACCCAATGGCGCTGGGTGGGACGTATGGGTGTACTGGCCGGTTTGCTGATATTAAGCTATTATTCCGTAGTAGCCGGATGGACACTGGAGTATATTACCGAAGCAGTAACCAATGGTTTCGCCGGAAAATCGCCTGCTGACTTTATTGCTTCTTTTCAAAGCTTCTCGTCTAATCCGTGGAAACCTATCTTCTGGCTCATCATTTTTTTACTTGCCACCCACTATATTATAGTGAGAGGTGTAGAAAAGGGCATTGAGAAATCGTCAAAGATCATGATGCCGATGCTATTCATCATCATACTCATATTGGTAGCTTGTTCTGTTACGCTGCCCGGAGCAGAAAAAGGCATCGAGTTCTTGTTGAAACCCGATTTCAGTAAAGTAGACGGTAGTGTTTTTCTCGGGGCCATGGGACAGGCATTCTTCTCGCTAAGTCTGGGCATGGGGTGTTTATGCACGTATGCTTCTTATTTCGGGAAAGACACCAACCTGACAAAAACAGCTCTCAGTGTCGGAGTTATAGATACGCTGGTAGCTATACTTGCGGGGTTCATTATCTTCCCGGCTGCTTTCTCCGTGGGCATACAACCCGATGCAGGGCCAAGCCTCATCTTCATCACGCTGCCCAATGTATTTCAGCAGGCATTTAGCGGAATGCCCGTATTGGCTTACCTTTTCTCCGTTATGTTTTACGTATTGCTGGCTGTAGCCGCGCTTACCTCAACCATTTCTTTGCATGAGGTGGTTACCGCTTATCTGCACGAAGAGTTTCACCTCACCCGCGGCAAGGCAGCCCGACTGGTAACGGGCTGTTGTATCTTCTTCGGCATTTTCTGTTCGCTCTCGTTGGGTGTAACAAAAGAGTATACTCTTTTCGGTCTGAGTATGTTCGATCTCTTCGACTTCACAACAGCTAAGATAATGCTTCCGCTGGGAGGAATGTGCATATCCATCTTTACCGGATGGCATCTGAATAAAAGTATTGTGTGGGAGGAGATCAGTAATAACGGATCACTGAAAACACCTTTCTATAAGTTGTTGATTTTCATATTAAAGTTTATTGCCCCAATAGCTATCGCATTTATATTTATCCATGAACTAGGATTGTTGTAG
- a CDS encoding VanZ family protein, giving the protein MVYYIKRYPVSLIIIAVVIYLSFFKPPTTELSRIPDFDKMVHFCMYFGMSGMLWLEFLRSHKKGAPMWHVWIGALLCPILFSGCVELLQAYCTTYRGGEWLDLAANASGASLASLVAYFLVRPRILK; this is encoded by the coding sequence ATGGTCTATTACATAAAGAGATATCCGGTTTCACTTATTATCATTGCGGTTGTTATCTATTTGTCTTTCTTTAAACCGCCTACCACCGAACTGAGCCGGATACCTGACTTTGATAAGATGGTGCATTTCTGTATGTATTTTGGTATGTCCGGCATGTTGTGGCTTGAGTTTCTGCGTAGCCATAAGAAAGGTGCGCCGATGTGGCATGTATGGATAGGGGCACTTCTTTGCCCGATACTATTTAGCGGATGTGTGGAGCTGCTCCAGGCGTACTGCACCACCTATCGCGGGGGCGAATGGCTTGATTTGGCGGCCAATGCCTCCGGCGCTTCTCTGGCCAGTCTGGTGGCTTATTTTCTTGTCCGCCCGCGGATACTGAAATGA
- the murF gene encoding UDP-N-acetylmuramoyl-tripeptide--D-alanyl-D-alanine ligase, whose translation MNISDLYSIFRHCSGVTTDSRHCPTDSLFIALKGESFNGNAFASQALKDGCKFVVIDEPQYAMPGDEHFIVVDDCLTTLQQLANYHRRQLGTKVIGITGTNGKTTTKELIAAVLSTSYNVLYTQGNLNNHIGVPLTLLQLTSKHDLAVIEMGANHPGEIRTLVYIVEPDYGLITNVGKAHLEGFGSFEGVIKTKGELYDYLRERKEATTFIHHDNPYLMKIAHDLKLISYGSEDDLYVNGRVTGNSPYLAFEWKAGKEGTPHEVQTQLIGEYNFSNVLAAVTIGQFFGVEARKADEALAAYTPQNNRSQLKKTADNTLIIDAYNANPTSMLAALKNFRNMTADNKMLLLGDMRELGAESINEHQKIVDYISECNFEEVMLVGNEFATTQHTHKCFANVDELIKTLLEKKPQGKTILVKGSNGTKLSKVIDYL comes from the coding sequence ATGAATATTTCAGATCTATACTCTATCTTCCGGCACTGTTCGGGCGTAACAACCGATAGCCGTCATTGCCCTACGGATTCATTGTTTATCGCCCTCAAAGGCGAGTCTTTTAACGGTAATGCTTTTGCCTCTCAGGCTTTGAAAGACGGATGCAAGTTTGTCGTAATCGATGAACCGCAATATGCCATGCCGGGGGACGAACATTTTATTGTGGTGGACGACTGCCTGACAACGTTACAACAACTGGCTAACTATCACCGCCGGCAATTGGGCACTAAAGTAATCGGCATTACGGGAACCAACGGGAAAACCACAACTAAAGAACTAATTGCCGCCGTGCTCTCAACATCATACAATGTGCTCTATACACAAGGCAATCTGAACAACCATATCGGAGTACCGCTCACGCTATTGCAGCTCACGTCCAAACACGATTTAGCCGTCATTGAAATGGGTGCCAATCATCCCGGTGAGATAAGAACTTTAGTTTACATTGTCGAACCGGACTACGGGCTCATCACCAACGTTGGCAAAGCACACCTGGAAGGTTTCGGGTCATTTGAAGGAGTCATAAAGACAAAAGGAGAACTATACGACTACCTCCGCGAAAGAAAAGAAGCGACTACTTTCATTCATCACGACAATCCGTATCTGATGAAGATCGCTCACGATCTGAAATTAATTTCTTACGGAAGCGAAGATGATTTGTACGTAAACGGACGGGTTACGGGAAATTCGCCTTATCTCGCCTTTGAATGGAAAGCCGGAAAAGAGGGTACACCGCATGAGGTGCAAACGCAACTTATCGGCGAATATAATTTTTCTAATGTACTGGCTGCGGTTACCATCGGACAATTCTTCGGGGTGGAAGCCCGGAAGGCAGACGAGGCTTTAGCCGCATATACCCCACAAAACAACCGCTCGCAATTAAAGAAGACGGCAGACAACACCCTTATTATAGATGCCTACAACGCCAACCCCACAAGCATGCTGGCAGCACTGAAAAACTTTCGGAACATGACGGCAGACAATAAAATGCTTCTGCTGGGAGATATGCGGGAATTAGGTGCCGAGAGCATAAACGAACACCAAAAGATAGTAGACTATATAAGTGAATGTAACTTTGAAGAAGTAATGCTTGTAGGCAACGAGTTTGCTACCACACAGCACACGCATAAATGCTTTGCTAATGTAGACGAGCTAATCAAAACCCTTCTTGAAAAGAAACCTCAGGGAAAGACCATTCTCGTGAAAGGTTCTAACGGAACCAAGCTCAGCAAAGTAATCGATTATTTATAA
- the folP gene encoding dihydropteroate synthase, with protein sequence MESSFPKYINVNGQLLDLSIPRVMGILNVTPDSFYAGSRVQTESEIAARAKQILDEGASIIDIGAYSSRPNAEHITSEEEMRRLRLGLEIINRNHPDAVISVDTFRADVAEVCVKEYGVAIVNDIAAGEMDERMFDTVARLNVPYIMMHMQGTPQNMQKEPHYDNMIKEVFLYFARKVQQLRDLGINDIILDPGFGFGKTLEHNYELMGCLEEFSIFELPLLVGVSRKSMITGLLGITPQEALNGTTVLNTISLMKGADILRVHDVKQAVEAVKIVSRQHSFEK encoded by the coding sequence ATGGAATCATCTTTCCCCAAATACATCAACGTCAACGGGCAATTGCTCGACCTGTCTATTCCTCGGGTGATGGGAATTCTGAATGTTACTCCCGATTCTTTTTATGCCGGCAGCCGTGTGCAGACTGAAAGCGAAATAGCCGCCCGTGCCAAGCAGATACTGGATGAGGGTGCCTCGATTATAGATATTGGCGCTTATTCGTCGCGGCCTAATGCCGAGCACATTACTTCGGAGGAAGAGATGAGGCGTTTGCGCCTGGGCCTCGAAATAATTAATCGAAATCATCCGGATGCTGTGATTTCTGTTGATACTTTCAGGGCCGATGTAGCAGAGGTATGTGTGAAAGAATATGGAGTAGCTATTGTCAACGATATAGCGGCGGGGGAGATGGACGAACGTATGTTTGATACGGTGGCTCGTTTAAATGTTCCTTATATAATGATGCACATGCAGGGTACTCCGCAGAATATGCAAAAGGAGCCTCATTACGATAATATGATAAAAGAGGTGTTCTTGTATTTTGCCAGGAAAGTGCAGCAACTGAGAGATTTGGGCATAAACGATATTATTCTTGATCCCGGTTTCGGCTTTGGCAAGACATTGGAACATAACTATGAACTAATGGGATGTCTGGAAGAATTTAGCATTTTTGAATTGCCTTTGCTGGTAGGCGTTTCGCGCAAGTCGATGATTACGGGCTTGTTGGGCATCACTCCGCAGGAAGCATTAAATGGTACTACGGTACTTAATACTATATCTTTGATGAAAGGCGCTGATATATTACGCGTGCACGATGTGAAGCAGGCAGTGGAGGCGGTGAAAATTGTTAGCCGGCAGCATTCTTTTGAGAAATAG
- the cdaA gene encoding diadenylate cyclase CdaA, translated as MFFEFGIKDFLDILSVAFLLYYTYKLMKVSGSINVFIGILVFILIWLVVSQVLEMRLLGSIFDKLVSVGVLALIVLFQDEIRRFLLTLGSHQRASGLVRFLTGNKKENLEHDDIMPIVMACLSMSKQKVGALIVMEHNVPLDEILHSGEIINADINQRLIENIFFKNSPLHDGAMVIGKKRIKAAGCILPVSHNQDIPKELGLRHRAAMGISQQSDVHAIIVSEETGAISVAYRGQFYLRLNAEKLESLLTKNE; from the coding sequence ATGTTTTTTGAATTTGGCATAAAAGACTTTCTTGATATACTATCCGTTGCTTTCTTATTGTATTATACATACAAATTAATGAAAGTATCGGGCTCCATAAATGTGTTTATCGGAATTTTAGTGTTTATTCTTATCTGGTTGGTGGTTTCTCAAGTTCTTGAAATGCGCTTGTTGGGTTCTATTTTCGATAAATTGGTAAGTGTTGGTGTATTGGCGCTTATTGTGTTGTTTCAGGACGAGATACGACGTTTCTTGCTTACGCTTGGTTCGCACCAGCGGGCCAGTGGCTTGGTGCGCTTCCTTACCGGAAACAAGAAAGAGAATCTGGAGCATGATGACATTATGCCTATCGTAATGGCCTGTCTTAGTATGAGCAAGCAAAAAGTCGGCGCATTAATCGTGATGGAACATAATGTACCTTTGGATGAAATATTGCACTCGGGAGAAATAATAAACGCTGATATCAATCAACGCCTGATAGAGAATATTTTCTTTAAGAACAGTCCGCTACACGACGGGGCAATGGTTATAGGGAAAAAAAGGATAAAGGCGGCCGGATGTATATTGCCTGTATCTCATAATCAGGACATACCTAAAGAGTTGGGATTGCGCCATCGTGCCGCAATGGGCATCTCGCAACAGTCCGATGTGCATGCCATCATCGTATCCGAAGAAACAGGTGCCATTTCAGTCGCTTATCGCGGGCAGTTTTATCTTCGCTTAAATGCCGAAAAGTTAGAGAGCTTACTGACAAAGAATGAATGA
- a CDS encoding GNAT family N-acetyltransferase: MLKRQIKELWQLCFNESKSFTELYFTYRYNNDVNIYIQSGEAVISALQMLPYPMTFCGNEIQTSYISGACTHPDYQRRGVMRELLSQAFARMQSQGILFSTIIPANNQLFNYYSKSGYATVFNYLEEEKLLADVATNNKGLKIDTHTTYREDIYNYFLLKMEERSCCIQHTANDFNVILADLRLESGNVFVASHGKTICGLAICYPDNQTLRVGELLADNDEVEKELLHSACKQWSCDKISITRPANSKTKAERLGMIRIIDAKKVLQLFAAAFPQAEMNIELTDDTLAANNGYYYVNNGKCMKSEDRLPGVHQRINVEELALTIFDQLHPYMSLMLN, encoded by the coding sequence ATGCTAAAAAGACAAATCAAAGAGCTATGGCAACTTTGCTTCAATGAAAGTAAAAGCTTTACTGAACTATATTTTACCTATAGGTACAATAATGACGTAAACATATACATCCAGAGTGGCGAGGCCGTCATCTCCGCCCTGCAGATGTTACCTTATCCTATGACTTTCTGCGGCAATGAAATACAAACTTCTTATATATCAGGTGCTTGCACTCACCCCGACTATCAGAGACGGGGAGTTATGCGCGAACTTCTCTCACAAGCCTTTGCCCGCATGCAAAGCCAGGGAATACTGTTTAGCACAATTATTCCGGCTAATAACCAACTCTTTAATTATTATAGCAAAAGCGGATATGCTACTGTATTCAACTACCTGGAAGAAGAAAAACTTCTGGCAGATGTGGCAACGAACAATAAAGGGTTAAAGATAGACACACACACCACGTATAGAGAAGATATATACAATTATTTCCTCCTTAAGATGGAAGAGCGCTCTTGCTGCATACAACATACAGCAAATGATTTCAACGTAATTCTTGCCGATCTCAGATTAGAAAGCGGTAATGTTTTCGTAGCCAGTCACGGGAAAACCATCTGCGGCCTTGCCATCTGCTATCCGGATAATCAAACATTACGAGTAGGAGAGTTATTGGCTGATAACGATGAGGTGGAGAAAGAGCTACTTCATAGTGCCTGCAAGCAGTGGAGCTGTGATAAGATATCCATTACCCGTCCGGCAAACTCAAAGACAAAAGCAGAAAGATTAGGTATGATTCGCATCATTGATGCAAAGAAAGTATTGCAACTCTTTGCTGCTGCATTTCCCCAAGCTGAAATGAATATTGAACTTACCGATGACACACTCGCTGCAAACAATGGCTATTACTATGTCAATAATGGAAAATGCATGAAAAGCGAGGATCGTTTACCGGGAGTACATCAACGAATAAATGTTGAAGAACTGGCTCTGACTATTTTCGACCAGTTACATCCTTACATGAGCCTGATGCTTAATTAA